Proteins encoded together in one Theileria parva strain Muguga chromosome 3 map unlocalized ctg_530, whole genome shotgun sequence window:
- a CDS encoding putative integral membrane protein: MSSGLLTTLKYGLLTLGGLSTFAPYLNRRLRVNPSLLRPLLNMSWGYLFGSHLWELLSNSLQSKHNERTGDKKVEVLESDVFFLLAILGNSLVLITTFGLAPSFKKLQWCAYGSLLSTLTNYFLVYPNLNGNSELFIFRMVKPKTLSRLLLLTTLSTLLLYTVS; this comes from the exons ATGTCTAGTGGCTTATTAACCACTCTTAAATATGGCTTGCTTACTCTAG gAGGATTATCGACATTTGCTCCATATTTGAATAGACGTTTGAGAGTAAATCCTTCACTACTAAGGCCACTACTCAACATGTCTTGGGGGTATCTTTTTGGCTCACATCTCTGGGAACTCTTGTCAAATTCACTTCAATCCAAAC aTAATGAAAGAACTGGCGATAAAAAAG TTGAGGTACTGGAATCGGATGTTTTTTTTTTATTGGCAATATTGGGTAACAGTTTGGTGTTGATAACAACGTTTGGCTTAGCTCCTTCTTTTAAGAAGTTACAGTGGTGTGCATACGGATCTCTGCTCTCTACTTTGACCAACTACTTCCTCGTCTATCCAAACTTGAACGGAAATTCTGAATTGTTTATCTTCAGAATGGTAAAACCGAAGACTCTATCAAGACTATTACTCTTAACTACACTTTCAACATTATTGCTCTACACTGTTTCTTAA
- the RFC1 gene encoding Replication factor RFC1 C terminal domain protein, whose amino-acid sequence MDIRLFFAKVNSSNSNSTSTTTNTNDTSNTKAGEVKSGNSKSFKNKEVDESKQDENKNIEFEEFEFLNIGRRSLKSRIIHSSDSDSNSDENSLTISNHKPLKLLEPDGSDQIELVPQEQKNEKEESVRYDYENKDEKQDKRDVKSVSNLALKELKTEIVDQKTGSNLQSDIQFCCNDEKKEVDLSTFVRVKTEEKVDVDMNTYLNTISMSKTPPKTRSNPDKSPSNTSIYTISSSNSNDLPPINTTNNTNTGNNNVFSNQLVNTPINTSDIHVKENTGFLTPKRIIEDLKTISFYETKEKMPMISLFSSESPPTVISVPSDSFNSASTPNSSVTIHNTTDTTTCTTTVKINTGNKKSITKKNKDTFENEKSTSRIEGKKFVFTGEMGIDRLEATLRVKKLGGIVVSAVSGVTDYLVYGDRLEDGRPYQSGLKYKKAIELNNKKKRNIQLLNEEQFLQLLQSNIDENVKTDNTLENIVIEDNTIKDDGNTENINSIEKECMVLFEKYRPKRFSELIGNPRSIQRLKDWLQHFPKDKGKDEFKAALLSGPPGIGKTTCAKLVGQFFNYHVIELNASDQRSKNSIENIFPLVTGTLTLNTIYSASSITNNTSFKNKNNNSNVNGLNAKTLLILDEVDGMSSGDKGGIQAISELIDITKCPIILICNDRFSQKMSTLSNKCLDLRFNPPPIDLYINRINKICKLENIKVTENLLLELYHKSSGDLRYTLNYLQFYNSNTNITPCINKKDESHFQNLFDNCNKVFHLSKLSFTEKINKVNELFFTDFSLMPLMLQENYFKYTSNVVLLSKLSLTYVYADIANKILTQTQVYSLLPDLSSLTAIIPSIEINKCVSVLKERLSFPQWLGKFSTTNKNKRLLKEISTNLCNKTSLYGYNLIIDGFLNILYQTTMKKLMMGSLEDCVEYMKRMGITKDMLVDNIASLRLKNEENLYAKVPTSIKTKLTKLFTTQMIKSSSSKRKIKLENSDVKTSVDDRSDDALSSPDLYLTKLKPTKKVKKTRNNVTYTPS is encoded by the exons ATGGATATTCGTCTCTTTTTCGCCAAAGTTAACTCTTCCAATTCTAATTCTACTAGTACTACTACGAATACTAATGATACTAGTAATACTAAGGCGGGTGAAGTCAAATCTGGAAATTCAAAATCTTTTAAGAATAAAGAAGTGGATGAATCAAAACAAGATGAGAATAAGAATATTGAGTTTGAGGAGTTTGAGTTTTTGAATATTGGGAGAAGGTCATTGAAGAGTAGAATTATCCATTCCAGTGACTCGGATTCAAATTCTGATGAAAACTCTCTAACCATTTCTAACCATAAACCTCTTAAACTCTTGGAACCTGATGGCTCAGACCAAATTGAGCTTGTACCACAAGAacaaaaaaatgaaaaagaGGAGTCGGTGAGATATgattatgaaaataaagatGAAAAACAAGATAAGAGAGATGTAAAATCAGTTTCTAATTTGGCCTTGAAAGAATTGAAGACCGAAATTGTTGATCAAAAAACTGGTTCGAATTTACAATCTGATATTCAATTTTGTTGTAACGATGAGAAGAAGGAAGTTGACCTTTCAACTTTTGTTAGGGTTAAAACTGAAGAAAAGGTCGATGTTGATATGAACACTTACCTTAATACTATTTCCATGTCTAAAACTCCTCCCAAAACTCGTTCTAACCCTGATAAATCACCATCTAATACTTCTATTTACACCATATCATCTAGCAACTCCAATGATTTACCACCCATTAACACTACCAATAATACCAATACtggtaataataatgtatttaGTAATCAGTTAGTTAATACGCCCATCAATACAAGTGATATCCATGTAAAGGAGAATACTGGATTTTTAACACCTAAAAGGATTATTGAGGACTTAAAAACTATTTCTTTCTATGAGACTAAGGAAAAAATGCCAATGATTTCACTCTTTTCATCCGAATCCCCACCCACAGTTATCTCAGTTCCTTCAGACTCTTTTAACAGTGCTTCCACTCCTAATTCTAGTGTTACCATACATAACACTACTGATACTACTACTTGTACTACAactgttaaaattaacaccGGAAATAAGAAATCCATTACCAAAAAGAACAAAGATACTTTTGAGAATGAGAAAAGTACCAGTAGAATCGAGGGTAAGAAATTTGTGTTTACTGGTGAGATGGGTATTGATCGTTTGGAAGCCACTTTAAGGGTCAAGAAGCTAGGAGGAATTGTTGTTTCAGCAGTTAGTGGTGTTACTGATTATTTGGTTTACGGTGACCGTTTGGAGGACGGAAGGCCTTATCAATCTGGCCTAAAGTACAAAAAAGCAATTGaacttaataataaaaagaaaCGCAATATTCAACTCCTAAACGAAGAACAATTCTTACAACTACTCCAATCAAATATCGATGAGAATGTTAAAACTGATAATACACTTGAGAATATTGTTATAGAGGATAACACTATAAAAGATGATGGAAATACGGAGAACATCAATAGTATTGAGAAAGAGTGCATGGTGTTGTTTGAGAAGTATAGACCGAAGAGATTTTCTGAATTAATTGGTAATCCAAGATCAATACAGCGATTAAAAGACTGGCTACAACACTTTCCCAAAG ACAAGGGGAAAGATGAATTTAAAGCTGCTCTTCTGAGTGGTCCCCCTGGAATTGGTAAGACTACATGCGCTAAATTGGTTGGACAATTCTTCAATTATCACGTCATCGAGTTAAATGCTTCTGACCAACGCAGTAAAAACTCcattgaaaatattttccCACTTGTTACCGGAACACTAACtcttaacactatttattcTGCTTCCTCCATCACAAATAACACTTCATTTAAgaataagaataataattctaatGTTAATGGACTAAATG CAAAAACATTGTTGATACTTGATGAAGTTGATGGCATGAGTAGTGGAGATAAGGGTGGTATTCAAGCCATTTCTGAGCTTATTGACATTACCAAATGTCcaattattcttatttgTAATGATAGATTTTCTCAAAAG ATGTCCACATTGAGTAACAAGTGTTTGGATTTGCGTTTCAACCCACCACCCATAGATTTGTACATAAACCGAATCAACAAGATTTGTAAGTTGgaaaatataaaagtgACTGAAAACTTACTCTTGGAGTTGTATCACAAGTCGAGCGGCGATCTCAGATATACCCTCAATTACCTTCAATTCTACAACTCAAACACAAATATAACTCCCTGTATCAATAAAAAGGATGAATCC CATTTCCAGAATCTATTTGATAATTGTAACAAGGTATTTCATTTGAGTAAGTTGAGCTTTACTGAGAAGattaataaagttaatgaGCTGTTTTTTACTGATTTTAGTCTAATGCCTCTTATGTTACAG GAAAACTACTTTAAGTACACGAGTAATGTGGTACTACTATCGAAGTTATCACTAACATATGTTTACGCTGATATTGCTAATAAAATACTCACACAA ACACAAGTTTACTCATTATTGCCTGATCTATCATCTTTAACTGCTATTATACCATCAATCGAG ATAAAtaagtgtgtaagtgtTTTGAAGGAAAGACTATCATTTCCGCAATGGCTCGGAAAGTTTTCAACCACAAACAAAAACaa ACGACTTTTAAAAGAAATCAGTACCAATCTATGCAATAAAACTTCACTCTACGGATATAACCTTATCATCGACGGTTTTCTAAATATTCTCTATCAAACT ACCATGAAAAAATTGATGATGGGAAGTTTAGAAGATTGTGTAGAGTATATGAAAAGGATGGGAATAACAAAGGATATGTTAGTCGATAATATTGCAAGTTTGCGACTTAAAAACGAGGAAAATTTATACGCAAAAGTCCCGACGTCAATTAAAACAAAGCTGACCAAGTTATTCACAACACAAATGATTAAATCTTCAAGCTCTAAAAGAAAgattaaacttgaaaataGTGATGTTAAAACTTCTGTGGACGATAGATCTGACGACGCGTTAAGTTCGCCGGATTTGTATTTAACGAAATTAAAACCTACtaaaaaggttaaaaaaaCAAGAAATAATGTCACTTACACCCCATCCTAA
- the RPS30 gene encoding 40S ribosomal protein S30: MAVKVHGSLARAGKVRNHTPKVAKQEKKKPLTGRAKKRQTYNRRFASNVAGKRRGQNSQQ; encoded by the exons ATGg CCGTGAAAGTTCATGGATCGCTCGCTAGGGCTGGCAAGGTGAGGAATCATACTCCGAAGGTCGCGAAACAGGAAAAGAAGAAGCCCTTGACTGGGCGAGCGAAGAAGAGACAAACTTACAACCGAAGATTCGCAAGTAACGTTGCGGGGAAAAGACGTGGTCAAAACTCCCAGCAATAA